In Cicer arietinum cultivar CDC Frontier isolate Library 1 chromosome 1, Cicar.CDCFrontier_v2.0, whole genome shotgun sequence, one DNA window encodes the following:
- the LOC101515364 gene encoding transcription repressor OFP5-like, whose translation MKWGGRKTSTSSSSSSSFISYASPFSWLSKLKHMRINSDSNHAKVKQKEKLEHNSSSSVVSLSPPHEKNGRRQGTLKLKKKKIGVEVHERKLFNDNNNNKKGLLKIDEYDRDKEYDNIRRRFERKAQQVLEEQLLKLEREVKEIEEQEEEEEEEDVLFQFESPRTICTPRTHSFATYYAGLKNPSSLRSVKENGYVKSERLFQKKLCSEKLNLKELKVKSEKQKRPLNFNREIQRRKPKKVSRVKIYSPRMVSKIEICRIKALEEMRNKAKLKMKKLEREEIGKPELDSFAVIKCSLNPKQDFRDSMIEMIEEKGIKKPEEMEELLACYLTLNADEYHDLIIKVFRQVWFEMKQHGFGFNSQIHWGYYQ comes from the coding sequence ATGAAATGGGGTGGAAGAAAAACTTcaacttcatcttcatcttcatcttctttcatTTCTTATGCCTCTCCTTTTTCTTGGCTTTCAAAGCTAAAACACATGAGAATTAATTCAGATTCAAATCATGCAAAAGTTAAGCAGAAGGAAAAACTAGAGCATAATTCTTCTTCATCTGTTGTTTCACTTTCACCACCACATGAGAAAAATGGAAGAAGACAAGGCACACTCaagttgaagaagaagaagattggTGTAGAAGTTCATGAGAGAAAATTGttcaatgataataataataataagaaggGTTTATTGAAGATTGATGAGTATGATAGAGACAAGGAATATGATAACATAAGGAGAAGATTTGAGAGGAAAGCACAACAAGTTTTGGAAGAACAACTCTTGAAACTTGAAAGAGAAGTAAAAGAGATTgaagaacaagaagaagaagaagaagaagaagatgttCTGTTTCAATTTGAATCACCAAGAACAATTTGTACACCAAGAACACATTCTTTTGCTACTTATTATGCAGGGTTGAAGAATCCTTCTAGTTTAAGAAGTGTCAAAGAAAATGGTTATGTGAAAAGTGAAAGGCTGTTTCAGAAGAAACTTTGTTCTGAGAAGTTGAATTTGAAGGAGTTGAAGGTAAAAAGTGAGAAACAGAAAAGACCATTGAATTTTAACAGAGAAATTCAAAGGAGGAAACCAAAGAAAGTCTCAAGGGTCAAAATATATTCACCAAGGATGGTTTCAAAGATTGAAATTTGCAGAATAAAAGCTCTAGAAGAAATGAGGAACAAAGCAAAACTGAAAATGAAGAAATTAGAAAGGGAGGAAATTGGTAAACCAGAATTAGATAGTTTTGCTGTGATAAAATGTTCATTAAATCCAAAACAGGATTTCAGAGATTCAATGATTGAAATGATTGAAGAGAAAGGGATTAAGAAACCAGAAGAAATGGAAGAGCTTTTGGCATGTTATTTGACTTTGAATGCTGATGAGTATCATGACCTTATAATCAAAGTATTCAGACAGGTATGGTTTGAAATGAAGCAACATGGTTTTGGTTTCAATTCACAAATTCATTGGGGTTACTATCAATAA
- the HSFA4C gene encoding heat stress transcription factor A-4c, with protein MEEGHSSSNSMPPFLSKTYEMVDDPSTDTIVSWSVTNRSFIVWNQPDFAKDLLPKYFKHNNFSSFIRQLNTYGFRKVDPEQWEFANDDFVKGQPHLMKNIHRRKPVHSHSLQNVHGQGAAAPPLTESERRNLKGEIQILKHDKQQLLLEFQRQEQEQNINEIDLLCLKDRLENLEQKQQNMLSSVSQVLQKPGVELSLYPLTENTERKRRYPRNSSFSDEASIEDPIEISQMLCGENADSTSVLSLSMERLDLLDSSIMYWENIMLDLGEASFQSHSNIDFDDSINCADSPDISCVQLDFEVLPKSPMIDVNPEPAVAVVPYPVASEEQPAATAPVTTGVNDVFWEQFLTENPGSNETSGKNNEGKPGEQDQFWWDYRNIIR; from the exons ATGGAGGAAGGTCATAGCAGTTCCAATTCTATGCCTCCTTTCTTGTCCAAGACTTATGAGATGGTTGATGATCCTTCAACTGATACCATTGTTTCATGGAGTGTCACCAATAGGAGTTTCATTGTTTGGAATCAACCAGATTTTGCAAAGGATTTGTTGCCCAAATACTTTAAGCATAATAACTTCTCAAGCTTCATCAGACAGCTCAACACCTAT GGCTTTAGAAAAGTTGATCCAGAGCAATGGGAATTTGCAAATGATGATTTTGTAAAAGGTCAACCACATCTTATGAAGAATATCCATAGGCGCAAACCGGTTCATAGCCATTCTTTGCAGAATGTCCATGGCCAAGGGGCTGCTGCTCCTCCATTAACAGAATCTGAACGGCGGAATTTGAAAGGCGAGATTCAAATACTTAAACATGATAAACAGCAACTTCTTCTGGAATTTCAGAGACAAGAACAGGAGCAGAACATCAATGAGATAGATTTACTTTGCCTGAAGGATAGGTTGGAAAACTTGGAACAGAAGCAACAAAACATGCTGTCTTCTGTTTCTCAAGTGCTGCAGAAACCTGGTGTTGAATTAAGTCTCTATCCACTTACAGAGAACACGGAGAGAAAACGAAGGTATCCGAGAAATAGTTCCTTTAGTGATGAAGCTAGCATTGAAGATCCTATTGAAATTTCTCAAATGTTATGTGGAGAAAACGCTGATAGTACATCTGTTCTCTCATTAAGCATGGAACGATTGGATCTGCTCGATTCGTCCATAATGTATTGGGAGAATATTATGCTCGATTTGGGTGAAGCTTCTTTTCAAAGTCATTCAAACATAGATTTTGATGATTCTATTAATTGTGCAGATAGTCCGGATATATCTTGTGTACAACTAGATTTTGAAGTTCTGCCCAAGTCACCAATGATCGACGTGAACCCTGAGCCTGCTGTAGCCGTTGTTCCCTATCCTGTTGCATCAGAAGAACAACCTGCAGCAACAGCCCCTGTGACTACTGGTGTTAATGACGTATTTTGGGAACAATTCTTGACAGAAAATCCTGGTTCGAACGAAACTAGTGGAAAGAATAATGAAGGTAAGCCTGGTGAACAGGACCAATTTTGGTGGGACTATAGGAATATAATTAGATAA